One genomic region from Cucumis melo cultivar AY chromosome 9, USDA_Cmelo_AY_1.0, whole genome shotgun sequence encodes:
- the LOC103501390 gene encoding uncharacterized protein LOC103501390, whose product MGLKQTIKSLDAFPRAEEHLLQKTQTGAFVSVVGLVIMATLFLHELRYYLSTYTVHQMSVDLKRGETLPIHINMTFPSLPCDVLSVDAIDMSGKHEVDLDTNIWKLRLNSYGHIIGTEYLSDLVEKEHVDHKHDHDHDKEKDHPHIHGFDQAAENLVKKVKQALAEAQGCRVYGVLDVQRVAGNFHISVHGLNIFVAQMIFGGSKHVNVSHMIHDLSFGPKYPGIHNPLDGTVRILHDTSGTFKYYIKIVPTEYKYISKDVLPTNQFSVTEYFSPMTDSDRSWPAVYFLYDLSPITVTIKEERRSFLHFITRLCAVLGGTFAVTGMLDRWMFRFLEALTKPKRRIR is encoded by the exons ATGGGCTTAAAGCAGACGATAAAGAGCTTGGATGCGTTTCCTCGAGCGGAAGAGCATTTGTTGCAGAAAACACAAACTGGGGCGTTTG TGTCTGTTGTTGGATTAGTCATAATGGCCACACTATTTCTGCACGAACTGAGATATTATCTCTCCACATATACTGTTCATCAG ATGTCTGTAGATTTGAAACGTGGAGAAACTCTTCCCATTCACATAAACATGACCTTTCCTTCTTTACCTTGCGATG TCTTAAGTGTAGATGCAATTGATATGTCAGGAAAGCATGAAGTGGatcttgacacaaatatatggAAA CTTCGTCTTAACAGCTATGGACATATCATTGGCACTGAATATTTGTCTGACCTTGTGGAGAAGGAACACGTTGATCACAAGCATG ATCATGATCATGACAAGGAGAAAGATCATCCCCATATACACGGCTTTGATCAAGCTGCTGAAAATTTGGTCAAAAAGGTTAAGCAAGCCTTAGCAGAAGCACAAGGCTGTCGG GTTTATGGAGTTCTAGATGTCCAGAGGGTTGCTGGGAACTTTCATATTTCAGTTCATGGCTTAAACATTTTTGTGGCCCAAATG ATTTTCGGAGGGTCCAAACATGTGAATGTCAGTCACATGATTCATGATTTGTCCTTTGGCCCAAAATACCCTGGAATTCACAACCCACTTGATGGTACAGTTCGAATTTTACATGACACAAGTGGGAcctttaaatattatataaag ATTGTTCCAACTGAATATAAATATATCTCAAAAGATGTGTTACCTACCAATCAGTTCTCAGTCACCGAATATTTCTCACCGATGACTGACTCAGATAGGTCATGGCCAG CTGTTTACTTCTTATACGATCTATCACCAATCACAGTGACcatcaaagaagaaagacggagtTTTCTCCACTTCATAACTCGGCTTTGTGCTGTATTAGGTGGCACCTTCGCTGTGACAG GAATGTTAGATCGTTGGATGTTTCGGTTTCTTGAGGCTCTGACAAAACCAAAAAGAAGAATCCGTTGA